A genomic window from Pseudogulbenkiania sp. MAI-1 includes:
- a CDS encoding diguanylate cyclase produces MKNPKRVLVIEDSTMLIRPVCRMVEELGFEAEPVQSLAELQEKLVDGAHFSAAVADYCLPDAPNGEALPLLLRRGIPTIVLTAYSDQATREDILSMPVVDYIPKDSPSALDYLMRMLKRVDRNPQIKVLVVDDSHTTRSLLRDYLQRQLYQVLEASDAEEALQILRQESDVRLVLADYGMPGMDGAQMTSAIRRLYTHTRLAIVGISVQQDKTMTPRFLKAGADDYLQKPFTFEEFTCRITRNVEFVENLMTLEHLAHADPLTGLSNRRHLFEQVQQVRGAYGIAILDIDHFKQINDGFGHDVGDIVIQHLADRLREHFPRAIVARFGGEEFVVLMKRDAAHPLAQRLEELRQDVERQVVDSPKGAVRYTISIGMAAATAPDVRELLKLADERLYKAKQGGRNRVCAS; encoded by the coding sequence ATGAAAAACCCTAAACGCGTACTGGTTATCGAGGACAGCACCATGCTGATCCGTCCGGTGTGCCGCATGGTCGAAGAGCTGGGCTTCGAGGCCGAGCCGGTGCAGAGTCTCGCCGAACTGCAAGAGAAACTGGTGGACGGCGCGCACTTCAGCGCGGCTGTGGCGGACTACTGCCTGCCGGACGCCCCCAACGGCGAAGCGCTGCCCTTGCTGCTGAGACGCGGCATCCCCACCATCGTCCTGACGGCGTATAGCGACCAGGCCACGCGGGAAGACATCCTGAGCATGCCGGTGGTGGACTACATCCCCAAGGACAGCCCGTCGGCGCTCGATTACCTGATGCGTATGCTCAAGCGCGTCGACCGCAACCCGCAGATCAAGGTGCTGGTGGTGGACGACTCGCACACCACCCGCTCGCTGCTGCGCGACTACCTGCAGCGGCAGCTGTACCAGGTGCTGGAGGCGAGCGATGCCGAAGAAGCGCTGCAGATCCTGCGCCAGGAGAGCGACGTGAGGCTGGTGCTGGCCGATTACGGCATGCCCGGCATGGACGGCGCACAGATGACCAGCGCCATTCGCCGGCTTTACACCCACACCCGGCTCGCCATCGTCGGCATCTCGGTGCAGCAGGACAAGACCATGACGCCGCGCTTCCTCAAGGCCGGCGCCGACGACTACCTGCAAAAACCGTTCACCTTCGAGGAGTTCACCTGCCGCATCACGCGCAACGTCGAGTTCGTCGAAAACCTGATGACGCTGGAACACCTGGCCCACGCCGACCCGCTCACCGGCCTGTCCAACCGCCGCCACCTGTTCGAGCAGGTGCAGCAGGTGCGCGGCGCCTACGGCATCGCCATCCTCGACATCGACCATTTCAAGCAGATCAACGACGGCTTCGGCCACGACGTCGGCGACATCGTGATCCAGCACCTAGCCGACCGCTTGCGCGAGCATTTCCCGCGCGCCATCGTGGCGCGCTTCGGCGGCGAGGAATTCGTGGTGCTGATGAAGCGCGATGCCGCTCACCCGCTGGCACAGCGGCTGGAGGAGCTGCGCCAGGACGTGGAAAGACAGGTGGTGGACAGTCCCAAGGGGGCGGTCCGCTACACCATCAGCATCGGCATGGCCGCCGCCACGGCACCGGACGTGCGCGAACTGCTGAAGCTGGCCGACGAGCGCCTGTACAAGGCCAAACAGGGCGGGCGCAATCGCGTCTGCGCCAGCTGA
- a CDS encoding SDR family oxidoreductase, producing the protein MALPSILITGCSSGIGYTVAKGLQARGWRVFASCRQPQDVQRLADEGLECLRLDVDDSASIRAAVDEVLLRTGGTLDALFNNAGFGQPGAAEDITRAALREQFETNLFGAWELTNAVLPSMRHQGHGRILFNSSVLGFAAMKYRGAYNASKYAMEGLCDTLRLELEGTGIFVSLVEPGPIESRFRPNALTHFLKNVDIEHSAHRASYEKQLVRLKKEGHAAPFTLPPEAVLDAVLEALQSRQPAARYRVTFPTKLFWHLKRLLPTRALDWVLQRAA; encoded by the coding sequence ATGGCTCTTCCCAGCATTCTGATCACCGGCTGCTCCAGCGGCATCGGCTATACCGTGGCCAAGGGGCTCCAGGCGCGCGGCTGGCGCGTGTTTGCCAGCTGCCGCCAGCCACAGGATGTGCAACGGCTGGCCGATGAGGGGCTGGAATGCCTGCGGCTGGACGTGGACGATTCGGCCTCGATCCGCGCCGCCGTCGACGAGGTGTTGCTGCGCACGGGCGGCACGCTCGACGCGCTGTTCAACAACGCCGGCTTCGGCCAGCCCGGCGCGGCCGAGGACATCACCCGCGCGGCGCTGCGCGAGCAGTTCGAGACCAATCTGTTCGGTGCCTGGGAGCTGACCAATGCGGTGCTGCCGTCGATGCGCCACCAGGGGCATGGCCGCATCCTGTTCAACAGTTCGGTGCTGGGCTTCGCCGCGATGAAGTACCGCGGCGCCTACAACGCCAGCAAGTACGCGATGGAAGGGCTGTGCGACACCTTGCGGCTGGAACTGGAGGGCACGGGGATCTTCGTTTCGCTGGTCGAGCCAGGGCCGATCGAGAGCCGATTCCGGCCCAACGCGCTAACGCATTTCCTGAAGAACGTCGACATCGAGCACAGCGCGCACCGCGCTTCGTATGAAAAGCAGCTGGTGCGGCTGAAGAAGGAAGGGCATGCCGCGCCGTTCACGCTGCCGCCCGAAGCGGTGCTGGACGCGGTGCTCGAGGCCTTGCAGAGCAGGCAACCGGCGGCACGCTACCGGGTGACCTTCCCGACCAAGCTGTTCTGGCATTTGAAGCGGCTGCTGCCGACGAGGGCGCTGGATTGGGTGCTGCAGCGCGCGGCCTGA
- a CDS encoding adenosine-specific kinase, whose amino-acid sequence MQLITQKIDKPEAINFIFGQTHFIKSVEDIHEALIAAVPGIKFGVAFCEASGKCLVRWSGTDPAMIELAQQNAQAVAAGHCFIIFLGEGYYPLNVLNTVKMVPEVCRIFCATANPTEVILAETEQGRSVLGVVDGFCAHDIEGDDDIQWRKNLLRQIGYKL is encoded by the coding sequence ATGCAGCTCATCACTCAAAAAATCGATAAGCCGGAAGCGATCAACTTCATTTTTGGTCAGACGCACTTCATCAAGTCAGTCGAGGACATCCACGAAGCGCTGATAGCGGCCGTCCCTGGCATCAAGTTTGGCGTGGCCTTCTGCGAAGCCTCCGGCAAATGCCTGGTGCGCTGGTCCGGCACCGACCCCGCCATGATCGAACTGGCCCAGCAGAATGCGCAAGCCGTTGCCGCCGGCCATTGCTTCATCATCTTCCTCGGCGAGGGATACTATCCGCTGAACGTGCTGAACACCGTCAAGATGGTGCCCGAGGTTTGCCGCATTTTCTGCGCGACCGCCAATCCCACCGAGGTGATTCTCGCCGAGACGGAACAGGGGCGCAGCGTGCTCGGCGTGGTGGACGGCTTCTGTGCCCATGACATCGAAGGCGACGACGACATCCAGTGGCGGAAGAATCTGCTGCGCCAGATCGGCTACAAGCTATGA
- a CDS encoding alpha/beta hydrolase: MEAFLKALTVGGAACAALLGSVFVLQGYLLYFPEMGRQILRTPKDVGLDYEEVWLTTEDGVRIESWYIPVPAARGAALLAHGNAGNISHRLDYAPMFHRLGYSLLLLEYRGYGRSEGKPSEEGTYADARAAWRHLVEERGIPPERIVLVGESLGGAVVARLAVAERPGALVLASSFISVPELAAELYPWLPARWLARYRYDTREALGRVSSPVLIAHSRQDDIVPFRHGETLFAAVKGPKAFVEMTGGHNDGFLFMRETWRAELGSFLAQHLPAGAMKTPPNALHNSS, encoded by the coding sequence ATGGAAGCCTTCCTAAAAGCGTTGACGGTGGGTGGCGCGGCGTGTGCCGCGCTGCTGGGCAGCGTGTTTGTGCTGCAGGGCTACCTCCTCTATTTCCCCGAAATGGGACGGCAGATTCTGCGGACCCCCAAGGACGTCGGGCTCGACTATGAAGAGGTGTGGCTGACGACGGAAGACGGGGTCCGGATCGAGAGCTGGTATATCCCCGTGCCGGCGGCGCGCGGTGCGGCGCTCCTCGCCCATGGCAACGCCGGCAACATCTCCCACAGGCTGGACTACGCTCCCATGTTCCACCGCCTCGGCTACTCCCTGCTGCTCCTCGAATACCGCGGCTACGGCCGCAGCGAAGGCAAGCCAAGCGAGGAAGGCACCTACGCCGATGCCCGCGCCGCCTGGCGCCATCTCGTGGAGGAGCGGGGAATCCCGCCCGAACGCATCGTACTGGTGGGCGAATCGCTGGGCGGAGCGGTCGTCGCCCGGCTCGCCGTCGCCGAGCGCCCGGGGGCGCTGGTGCTCGCATCGAGCTTCATTTCGGTGCCCGAGCTGGCGGCGGAGCTCTACCCCTGGCTGCCGGCGCGGTGGCTAGCGCGCTACCGCTACGACACGCGGGAAGCTCTCGGCCGCGTCTCGAGCCCGGTGTTGATCGCCCACAGCCGCCAGGACGACATCGTGCCGTTTCGCCACGGCGAGACGCTGTTTGCCGCCGTCAAAGGACCGAAAGCGTTCGTGGAGATGACCGGTGGCCATAACGACGGTTTTCTGTTCATGCGGGAGACCTGGCGCGCGGAACTGGGGAGCTTCCTGGCGCAGCATCTCCCGGCGGGAGCCATGAAGACGCCCCCAAACGCCCTCCATAATTCCTCTTGA